GGTCGATTCGCCGCAGGAGCATTTCAGCGGCAACTACAAGGCCAACGGCAAGGACGGCCTCGTCACCCAGGGCGATGTCGCGGCCGAATGGGTCCGGGTGCCCGACGGTGCCAGGCCCGACGGCGTCGATCCGGTCTTCCTCGGCATCTGGAGCGCGATCCCGCTGGTCGGCATGGCCCATGGCGCCATCGATCCGGCCATGGTCGGGCTGTGGCGCGCCGAGCCCGACACCGACGGCGGCCATACGATTCTGGTCTGGCGTATCTCGCCCGATGGCGATTCCGTGCTGACGCCGGTCGTGACCATCGAGGGCAGCCTCGAGGCCGATGCGGGCGATCTCGAGATCTCGCCGGACCATGGCGACGATTTCAGATCGACCTACAAGTTTCAGGGCCCGGACAGCTTTGTGACCACCGATGGCGCAGGCAGCTATCGCTGGCAGCGCAAGGGAACCGGGCTCTGGTAGGACCGGACCTGCGTCGAAAGGGTTAAGCCCGAGGCCTTGGAATGCCCCCGCTGATGCCCATTTACAAGGCGTTTCAAGCCGTTGCGCCAAAGCCGTGGCATGCTTGAAGCCTCCCGGATTTCAGCCTAGCTTGGCCCCCATGTCAGACCTTTTGCAGAGACTCCTCGCAGAGCGCCCTCATCTCTTGGCCGATGGCGCCACGGGCACCAACCTGTTCGACGCCGGCCTCGCCACGGGCGAGGCGCCGGAGATGTGGAACTTCGAGCATCCCGAGAAGATCGAGGCGCTGCATCAGAGCATGGTCGATGCGGGCGCCGACATCATCCTCACCAACACCTTCGGCGGCAGCCGCTATCGCCTCAAGCTGCACAAGGCGCAGGACCGCGTCGAGGAGATCAACCGCCGTGCGGTCGAAATCGCGCGCAAGGTGGCGGATCGCGCCGGCCGGCCCGTGGTGGTCGCGGGCTCGATCGGCCCGACCGGCGAGCTGTTCGAGCCGCTGGGACCGCTGACCCATGCCGAAGGCGTCGCCGCCTTCGCCGAGCAGGCCCGCGCGCTGGCTGCGGCCGGCGCCGACGTGCTCTGGATCGAAACGATGTCCTCGAAGGACGAGGTGCGCGCCGCGGCCGAAGGGGCCGCCAGCACCGGCATGCCCTATGTCTGCACCCTCTCCTTCGACACCAACGGCCGCACCATGATGGGGCTGATGCCGGGCGAGCATGCGCAGCTCTGCCACGAACTCAATCCGCGGCCGATCGGCTATGGCGCCAATTGCGGCGTGGGTGCCGCGGAGCTGATCGCGGCCGTGGTCAACATGTCCGGCTCGGCCGAGGCCGGCGATGTCATCGTCGCCAAGGGCAATTGCGGCATCCCCTATTATCACGAGGGCAAGATCCGCTATGACGGCACGCCCGAGCTGATGGCGGAATATGCGCGCATGGCGCGCGATGCCGGCGCGCGCATCATCGGCGGCTGCTGCGGCACCTCGCCGACGCATCTCAAGGCGATGCGCGAGGCGCTCGATCATTACGTGCCGGGGGCGAAGCCGACGCTCGAGGAGATCGTCGGGCGGCTCGGCCAGATCTCGCTCGGCGCCAACCAGCAGGCGAGCGGCATCCAGGCCCCGAGCAACACCCGCGAAAGCCGCCGCCGCCGCCGCGAGAGCGCGTCGGGCGACGGCGCCTTCTAGGTATCCGCCGTCACCATTTGATTGATTTCAGGAACGCCTCGACCGTGGCGCGGTCGGGCGCGCCGTCGCGCCAGCAATCATAGCCGACGACATAGGCGCCGGCGCCCGCGCCCCCGCCTTGCGTGTAGGTCGCATGGGTGTATTTGAGGAAGCCGACGCAGTCGGTCCGCTTCTTCCAGAGCTGGGCCTGAAACCGAACGAGGTCATAATCCTCGAACTCGTCGTCCTCGACGAAGTCGCTCCGGTCCTCGATTTCCTCGAACTCCTTCAACTGCGATTGGAGCGAGTCCTTGAAGAAATAGCTGGTGCGCCCAGCCTTGCCGGCCTCGATATGCACCACATGGGTGCGGAGGTCCGCCAGGATCACCTCGAAACTGGCGGTGATCCCATCGGCGCGTTCGCCCTGCTCCGACTGGTGCGCGCGATAGCATTCGGCCCAGTCCGCATCGGGTTCCATGCGCAGGGTCAGGGTCATGCGCTTGCAGTCGACTTTCTCCAGCGCGGCCGCCGACGCCCCCGACGCCGGCGCCAGGAGCAGCGCCAGGAGAGCCGCACCAAACAATTTCCGCGTCATGTTTCAACTCCTCCCGGTGGTGCCGCCTCTCGCGCGGCTTTGCCGCCATCCGAAAGACATCTTTGCCCTCTATCTCAATCGTCGATCGCGTCCAGCGTGGCTTCGATCTGGGCGCGGTCGGGCGGACCGTCGCGCCAGCAGTCATAGCCCGCCAGATAGCCCTTGGCCCCGATAGCGCTGCCCGTCTGGCCGATCGCACCGCCCATATATTTCATGAAACCGACACAGCTCATCGGGGTCTCCGAAATCGATGCGCTGAACCGGATGACCTGATAGCGCCGGAACTCCGGTTCCGTCCCCACGACCGTGAATCCTTCGAGTTCCTTCCAATTCCGCAGCTTGCTGCTCACCGGCATCTTGTCGAAATAGGTGTTCTTCCCCGCAACGACAGAGGAGAGACGGGCGACATGCGTTCCCATATCTGCCGTCAGTATCTCGAATTCCGCCGTTGCGCCCTCTGCACCGTCGTCGGGATCGGACCAATGAATGACCTTGCATTCGATCCGATCGATCTTGTCGTGAGGCGAGAACTGCAGATCGAGCCGGCTGCAATCGACCTTCTCCGCAGCGGCCTGGGTGGCGGCGCTCGGCAGCAGCACCGACAGGACGAGCAGAACGGCACTTCCGATTTTCCGCATGAACTTCCCGCTCAATCGTCGATCGCGTCCAGGGTAGCCTCGATCTGGGCACGGTCGGGCGCACCGTTGCGCCAGCAGTCATAGCCCGCCAGGTAGCTGCGCGCGCCGTAGGAGGTACCACCCTGCCCGATCGTGGCGCCCCCATACTTCAGAAAGCCGACGCAATCGGTCTCTGATTTCCAGAGCGAGGCGCGGAAGCGGACGATCTGGTAGCGGTCGTAGCCGGGCTCGGTCGCGACGTCCGTCATGTCTTCGAGCTCGTCATAGGCGCTGAGCTTGCGGCTGACGGGCACCTTGTCGAAATAGGTGTTCCTGCCGGCGACGACCGAGGTGAGATGCACGACATGGGTGCCGATATCGGCGATCAGCGCCTCGGCATCGGCGTTGGCCTCTTCCTCGCCCTTGGAATAGTGATGCGCGTAGCATTCCACCCAGACGGCCTTGTCGGCCGGCGGGAATTTCAGATCCAGACGGCTGCAATCGACCTTGTCCGCAGCCTGGGCCGCGCCGCTGGCGAAGACCAGGGCGGCCGCCATCGGAATGAATCCCCGGATCCCCGGCATGACGCCGCCCCCTCAATCGTCGATGGCGTCCAAGGTGGCTTCGATCTGGCTCCGGTCCGGCGCGCCATTGCGCCAGCAATCGTAGCCGGCGAGATAAGTATGCGCGCCGTAGGTCGATCCGCCCTGCGTGATGGAGCCGCCGCCATATTTGACGAAGCCGATGCAGTCCGCCGGTGCCTTCCAGAGCGTGGCGCGGAAGCGGAGGATCTGGTAGCGCTCGAAGCTCGGCTCGGTCGATCCCGTCACCACATCCTCAAGCTCGTCGTAATCGGAGATCTTGCTGCTGACCGGCTCCTTGTGGAGATAGGTATTCCTGCCCGCGACGACCGAGGTGAGGTGGACGACATGCGTGCCGATATCGGCGATCAACGTCTCCACCTCGGCGTTGGCTTCTTCCGCGCCCTCCGAATAGTGATAGACGTAGCATTCGGACCAATCGGCCTTGTCGGCCGGCGGAAACTCCAGGCTGAGCCGGCTGCAATCGACCTTCTCCGACGCTGCATGGCCGGCCGAGGAGCCAAGCAGCACCATCGACGCCAGCAAGCCGGCGCACCATCCCCCGCGCATCGCTCCCCCCGCAATATTGTCGCAGGACAAGAATAACCGAGGCCGGCCGATAAGGCGATAGGAATGAATGGATTTGCTCGCTAAGCGAGCAACGCGTCCAATTCCGCAATGGAATCCAGCACGCGGTCGGCGTGATCCGCCAGAACCTCGCGCGGACTGACGCCGGTGAGAACGCCGATCGCCAGACCGGCACCGGCCGCGCGTGCCATATGCATGTCATGTGGCGTGTCGCCGACGACCGCGATGTCCCCTGCCGGAATCTCGATCGCCCGGCAAAACGCGTGGACCATGCCGGGGCCGGGCTTGTGGCCGTGGCCCGAATCGTAACCGCAGGAAAAATCGACGAGCCCCACCAGCTCGAACGTCTCGATCGCGGCGCGCGCCGCGGCGTGGCTGTCCATGGTGGCGACGCCGATCTTGAGGCCCTTGGCCTTCAGCCGGCCGAACAGCGCCGCCAGATCGGTAACCGGCGTCGGCCGCATCTCCATGCTCTTGGCGAAGTTCGCATCGAAGCGGCGGGTGAGCCGCGCCACGGTCCAGTCGCCGCCGGCGACCCGCGCCCAGATCTCGGCGATCTCGGCGTTGGTGCCCGCGGCCAGGGACGAGTGGGGGTCGAGCCTTTTCGTGGCGGCGTCATAGCCGCTCTCGACCAGGAGCTTCAGCGCCAGCGCCTTGTCGCCACCCGCGACCTCGTTCGCGGTGTCGAGATAGAGCGGCATCCAGGTGGCGTTGAAGTCGAACAGCGTGCCGTCCTTGTCGAACAGCACCGCGCGCACCGGCGGGAGAAGGGTCACGTCACTCCCACCATGGCGACCGGATCGGAACGGCCGAGATCGGTTTGCTTCAGCATCCCGCGATAGAGCTCCTGCTCGCCCACGACGCCGACCAGCTCGCCCTCGGGGCCCAACAACACCAGCGGCCGCAAGGTCACCTGACGCACCATCACGGCGGCGCGCATGGGCGTCCGGGCGTTGCCCGTCACCATCACATCGCCGGCCATCCGGGCCAAGTCGAGGTCGGTACTGTAGGGCACGAATCTTCCGGGAGCGCCCGCCACCTTGAGCTCGGCCGGACGGCCCGCGACATCGAGTCGGACGACGCAGCGTCCGGCCCGATCGAGCTGGACGATAGAAGGATCAGACGGGTCGCGCTTGAGCTCGCTCAGCGGCCGCATAAGGGTCCCCCCCTTCAGGACCGTCAGCGGATTCATCGAAGCCACGAACTGGCGCACATAGTCGTTGACCGGATTGAGGATGATGTCCTCCGGCACGCCGAACTGTACTACCTTTCCGGCCTCCATGATGGCGATGCGGCTGCCGATCTTGAGCGCTTCGTCCAGATCGTGGCTCACGAACACGATGGTCTTGCGCAAGCTCCGCTGCAGCTCGATGAGTTCGTCCTGGAGATGCTCGCGGATCAGCGGATCGAGAGCAGAGAACGGCTCGTCCATCAGAAGGACGTCGGCCTCGGTCGCGAAGGCACGCGCCAGGCCGACGCGTTGCTGCATGCCGCCCGAAAGCTCGTGCGGAAACTTGTCGGCGAACTTGTCGAGCCGAACCAGCTTGATCTTCTCGTCCACGATCCGGTCGCGCTCGGCCTTCTCGAGCCCCCGAATGTCGAGGCCGAACCCGACATTGTCGCGCACTGTGAGCCAGGGCATCAGCGCAAACTGCTGGAACACCATAGAGATGCGGTTGCGGCGCATCTGGCGCAGCTTGTTCTCGTCGCAGCTCGTAACGTCGATCTCGCCTTGTCCGTCATGCACCCAGATGTGCCCCCGCGAGACACGGTTGAGACCATTGATGCAACGCAGGAGCGACGATTTCCCAGAGCCCGAGAGCCCCATCAGCACCAGAATCTCGCCCTCGTTCACGAAGACAGAGGCGTCGTGCACGGCGACCAGGCTGCCGGTCCGGTCGAGGATGGCGTCGCGCCCCTCGCCCTGATCCAGCATCGTCAGGGCATCAGGAGCGCGCTCGCCGAAGATCACGTCGACATGCTCGAAGCGGACGGCGCTGGCGCCGGAGAGAGTCGAATTTTTCTCAGTCATGGATTCAGGCCTTCGGAAGTTTGAGCGAACCGCGACGCTGTGGACGCTTCAAGATGCGGTCGAGCGCGATCGCCAGCACAACGATGCAAAGTCCTGCGACTACACCCCGTGCCACGTCTGCCTGGGCGAGCGCCCGAATCACCGGAACACCGAGCCCGTCGGCGCCGACGAGGGCGGCGATCACTACCATCGACAGCGACAGCATGATCGTCTGAGTGACGCCAGCCATGATTGTGGGCAGCGCCGCCGGCAGCTTCACGCGCGTCAGCAACTGCCAGCGGGTGCAACCGAAACTCTCACCCGCCTCGATCAGCGGTTTCTGCACTTGGCTGATGCCGAGATAGGTCATGCGGATCGGCGCCGGGGCCACGAAGATCACCGTAGCGATCATCCCCGGCACCATGCCCAACCCGAAGAAGACCAGCGTCGGCACCAGATAAACGAAGGTTGGAATTGTCTGCATCATGTCGAGAATCGGCGACAAGAACTGGTAGAAGAGCGGCCGGCGCGCGCAGAAAATTCCCATCGGCACGCCGATGGCGAGTGATACGAAGCTCGAATAGATCACCAGAACCAGGGTCTCGACCGTGTCCGGCCAAAGCTGCTGGTTGAGGATGAAAAGGAGGCCCACCACGACAAAGGCGGTGATCGCCCAGCTTCGTTGCAGCCAGTGCGCGATCCCCGCGATGATGGCGATCAGGACGACCGCCGGAACCTGCTGCAGCAACTCGGCCGTGCCCTCGATCGGATATTTGAGGCCGTTGGTGATGCCATCGAAGAGCCACTCGAAATTGCCGGTGAGCCAGTCCACTGCTGCCTTGGCCCAAAGGCCGATAGGGACCGGTGCACTGCCGATCCACTCGTCGATGCCGGCGATCCATTGCCAGAACTGATCCATGAGCCCGTCTCCCAGAGAACACCCGGCCTTTTTCTCGTCCACGGCGGATCGGCCGCAGCGGCCGGGGTTGGCCATTTGTCGATTTATATCATCTTCGCAAGGCTTGGCGCCTCGTCATGAAAAAAGCGGCGGCGTCCGGCCTGTGAAGGCCGAAAGCCGCCGCTGCCTTTTGCAGGGTGGGAGACTTAGAGCCCCAGGCTCTTCTTCACCGCCGCCAAGCCGTCCTTGCCATCGGCCGTCGTCACGCCGGCGAGCCACTTGTCGAGCGTACCCGGGTTGGCCTTGAGCCAAGCCGCCGCCGCCGTCTCGCCATCCTTGCCCTTGCCGATCTCATCCATGATCGAGGATTCCATCGGCAGGTCGAACTCGAGATTGGCGAGCAGCTTACCGACATTCGGACAGTCGGCGCTGTAGCCGGCGCGCGTCAGGGTCTGCACCTGGGCGTCGCCAAAGCCGTCGGCCTCGAAGCCGCTCAGATATTTGAGTGGCATCTTGCCCATGATCGGATGGGGCGCCCAGCCCAGGAACACGATCCAATCCTTGTTCTTCATGGCCTTCTCGGCCTGGACCAGCATGCCCTGCTCGGAGGACTCGACCAGCTTCCAGCCCTTCAGGTTGTTCTCCGGCTTGTCGATCTCGGTCTGCACGATCTTGTTGCCGTCGTTGCCGGGCTCGATCCCGTAGAACTTGTGATCGAACTTGTCGGCATGCGTGCTCAGATCCTTGATGTCCTTGACGCCGGCGTCATAGACATAGTCCGGCACCACCGGCCCATAACCTGCGCCCGGCAGATTGGTGCGGATCATTTCGATGGTCTTGGCATCGATATAGGGTTTCACGTTCGGCGCGTTCGACGGCATCCAATTGTCGAGAAAGATATCGAGATCCTTGTTCTTCAGGCTCTCGAGAATGACCGGCAGCGCCAGGCCTTCCTTGTCGTCATATTTGTAGCCGAGTCCCTTGAGCACGGTCCGGAACAGCCCGTTCTGGGCGAAATTGTCGGTCCAGCCGACATTGGCCAGACGCACCGTCTTGCAAGCGGCAGGCTCGGCCGCCTGGGCCTGCCCGGCCAGTGTCAACCCGAGCGCAACCGCGCCCAGCAGCAGAAATTTACGCATCGCCATGGAAGTCCGCCTCCTGTTGCCTGAGATCGCCGATGCTGTTGGATCGCCATCGGACGGCCCAGTGCTGTTGCCCTCGGAGCCCCTGTCGGAGTCCCCGGGGGGTGGATGAACCCGATCGATCATAACCCTGCAGCCTGGGCCTTTGGGTTGACCGAACGGTCCATTCCAGGAAGCTAGCAAGCCTCCCGGCCAGCGAAATCCCCTATCCGCGTCATGGATTTGCGTCGGAGCGGCAGGTTTCGATCAAGCTTGCAGGAGTGTCCCAGCACAATCGCAAGCGAGAGGGTTGGCGGCAACGGGCCGGCGGCCGGCGCTCAGAGCGTCACGCCGAGCCGGCGGGCCTGCTTGGCGCTGAGCGCCTGGAAGACGCGGTCCGACAGCATCGCCATCAGGGCGATCGAGCCGCCGGCGATCACGCCCATGCCGAAATTCGCCGAGGTCATCGAGCCGAACACCATCTGCCCCAGATCGCGCGTGCCGACCAGGGCTGCGATCACCAGCATGGTGATGCCCAGCATGATGGTCTGGTTGAGGCCCAGCATGATCTGCGGCAGCGCGATCGGAAGGCGCACCTGCCAGAGGATCTGGCGCTCGGTGCAGCCGATCATATGCGCCGCCTCGATCACATGGCCGGGCACGCTGCGCAGGCCATGCTCGGTATAGCGGACGGCCGGCACGATCGCATAGGACATGATCGCGAGCAGCGCCGAGAAATCGCCGATCTTGAACAGCATGATGATCGGGATGAGATAGACAAACTGCGGCATGGTCTGAAGCGTGTCGTTGATCGGCCGCAGCACCGCGGAGACGCGGTCGTTGGAGGCGGCCCAGATGCCGAGCGCCGTCCCGATCATGAAGGAGAGCGCGACGCTGCCGATCATCAGATAGATGCTCCACATCGCCGGCAGCCAGGCGCCGCCGAGCAACATGAAGCCCATCGAGAAGAAGGCGAAGACGCCGAGCCGCCAGCCGCCGGCACCCACGGAGAGCGCGATGACGACCGCCATGAAGGCCGGCCAGGGCGTGCCGCTGGTGCCGTAGTAATAGAGGCCGCCCATGATCACGACCGGCACCAGCCCGCGCCAGCCCCATTGCCGCCAGGCAAGCGCGCCGATCGCCGCCAGGATCGCGACAAAGACCGCGGCCACGGTCGGGGACATGTCGAAGCCCCAATAGTTCGCCCGGACCGAATTCACCAGTCCGATGCGCAGCGGCAGCATGTAGAAGAACAGCGCGGCGTTCTTGATGGCGTCGAGCGCGCCGCCGAGATTGACCACGATCCAGTCGACCATCTCGTTGAGCGGCTTGGCCGGGCGGATGACCCAGCCCTCGGGCCAGTCGTTGAAGGCCGGGATGACGAGCTGCAGCAGCAGGCTCGCGACCAGGGCGGCCAGCGCGAAGGTGATATAGGGATGGCGGCGCCAGATCGGCCCCTCAACGGGCAATTTGGTCTCGCCGGCACGCCGGCTGAAGCCATGGCCGATGCGGTCGAGCATCATCGCCAGCAGCGCGATGACGATGCCGGCCAGCAGGCTCTGCCCGAATTCCGCCTTGCGCAGGGTCGAGATCACTTCCCAGCCGATATCGGCGAAGCCGCCGATGGTGGCCGCGATGATGACCATGCTCAAAGCCGCCATGATGCATTGATTGAGGCCCAGCATGATGCCCGGCATGGCGGCCGGCACCTGCACCCACCAGGTGAGCTGGCGGTTGCTGCAGCCGGCCATCTGCCCCGCCTCGGTGATGTTGGGCGCCACATTGGCGACGCTGATCATCACGTTTCGCACCATCGGCGGAACGGCGAAGATGACGCTCGCCACCAGACCCACCACCGGCCCATAGCCGAGGAACAGGATGAGCGGGGTCAGGTAGGAGAAGGTCGGGACAGTCTGCATCACGTCGAGAACCGGCTCGAGCACGCGCCGCACCCGCGCCGAATGGGCGCCCCAGAGGCCGAGGAAGAGGCCGGCCACGGCCGAAAGCGGCACGGCGATGCCGACCAGCGCCAGCGTCACCATGCTCTCGTCCCAATAGCCGGTGACCACCATGTAGAGCAACGACAGGGCCGTGAACCAGGCGAGCCGACGCCCGCCGGCGGCATGCGCCATGGCGGTCGCGCTGAGCACGACCGCGGGCCAGGGCAGCCAATGGAGCAGGCCGCGCAGCCACAGCATCGGGAACTCGAGCAGCCAGGAAAGGGCGCGAAAGATGAACTTGAACCAGTCGACGACGGCGCGCATGCCGTCATTCAGCACGGTGTCGATCGGCGGCACCCACTCCTTAGGATAGGCCACCAGCCAGGGGAACTGGCTGCGGAGCAGGAAGCAGACGAGACAGAAGACGAAGACGCCCGCCCAGACCAGCGCCCACCCGTCGATGCGCTTCGCCGCCGCGGCAGGCAGGCCGCCGGTGCCAGCGACAGCCGTCATCGCGGGGCCGCCCCCTCCGCCAGGGCCGCGAGCACGCCCTGGGCCGTGATATGGCCGCAGACGGCGCCGCTCTCGTCGGTGCAGGCCAGGGCCTCGACCGAGCTTTCGAAGCGCGGGATCACCATCTCCAGCGAAAGATGCATCGGCACGCTGCCGCCGATCACGATCTTCGATTCCATCGGCAGCATGACATCGCGCGCAGTGATGACCTTGACCCGCGGCACATCGCGGGTGAACTCGGCGACATAGGCGTCGGCCGGATGCGTCACCACCTCCGACGGTGTGCCGATCTGCACCACCGCGCCATCCTTCATGATGGCGATCCGGTCACCCAGACGCAGGGCTTCGAGGAAGTCGTGGGTGATGAAGACGATGGTCTTGTGCAGCAGCTTCTGCAGCCGCAGGAACTCGTCCTGCATCTGGCGCCGGATCAGAGGATCGAGCGCCGAGAAGGGCTCGTCGAGGAACCAGAGCTCCGGCTCGACCGCGAGGCTGCGGGCGATCCCGACGCGCTGCTGCTGGCCGCCGGAGAGCTGACTGGGATAGCTGCGCTCGCGGCCCTTGAGGCCCACCAGCTCCAGCATTTCGCCCGCGCGCTGCAGCCGGGCCTGGGGCGTCATGCCCTGGACCTTCAGCGGAAAGGCGACATTGTCGATCACGCTCAGATGCGGCATGAGCCCGAAATTCTGGAACACCATACCCATCTTGTGGCGCCGGATATCGGTCAGCTGCTCGCGCGAGGCCTTGAGCAGGTCGGCGCCGTTGAAGACCACTTCGCCCGCGGTCGGCTCCACCAGCCGCGAGAGGCAGCGCACGATGGTCGATTTGCCGGAGCCCGAGAGCCCCATGATGATGAAGATCTCGCCCTGATGGACATCGAAGGAGGCGTCGCCGACGGCGACCACATGGCCGCTCTCGCGGATCTTGCGGGCCTGGGCCGCAGCGTCGGCGACCTTCCCGTCACGGCCGGGAAAGAAACCATCCGCATTCGCGCCATAGACCTTCCACAGGTTACGGCAGGAAAGTTTCACCTCACGCGCCATGCTCACGGGCTTCCGGCTCTAAGGAAAAACAAGAGGCCGGACCCTCGGGGTCCGGCCTCTCCGGCGTCCGTCGCGATCAGCTGCCGGCCATCGCCGCATCCATCTGCGGCTTCCACTTGGCTTCGTTCTGATCGACCCATGCCTTGACCACCGTCTCGAGATCCTGGCCCTCCGCGTCGATTTTGTGGATCAGCGGGATCTGGTCGTCGGCCGAGAAGGTGAAGGACTTGAGGAATTTATAGGCCGCGGGCCATTTGTCCTTCATGCCCGACCAAGCCACCTTGAAGGTGATCGGAATGTCGACAAAGCAGTCGCCGGTCACGTCCGGGTTGGGACCCGCCTTGGGATCGTTCATGCAGGCGTCGCTGTAGGGCGGCAGATCGACCTTGTGCAGATCCATCTCGGCGAAGATCCAGTGCGGGGTCCAGAACATCACGACGATCGGCTCTTTCTTCGCGTAGGCCGCCTTCAACTCCGCCACCATCGCGCCCTCGCTGCCACCCGGCACCGACTGGTAGGGCAGCTTCAACGCCTTGATGATGTCGACGTTGCGGGCACCCCAATCGAGCGGATAGTCGAGCAACCGGCCTTCGGGGAAGGTCTCGGGCGTCGAGAACAGCTCGGCGCATTTCGCGAAAGCATGCCAATCCGGCAGGCCGGGGCATTTCTCCTCGACATAGGTCGGGTAATACCAGCCCTCGCCGGCCACCAGGCCGAGCTTGCCGAGATCCTCGACCTTGCCGGTTGCGCTGGCGGCCTTGTAGGCATCGCCGACATTGTTCGACCAGATTTCGAGGCTGGCGGTGACGGTGCCGTCCTGAATGGCTTCGAACTGCGGCAGATAGCCGGCGACCGTGTATTCGACGTTGTAGCCCATCCGCTTCAGCACTTCGCCAGCCACGTAGGTCGTGATGTGCTGCCCGGTCCATTCATTGATGGCGAGCTTGATGGTGTCCTTGCTCTCAGGGACAGCGGCGTGCGCCGGAGCGCCCGCCATCAGGCCGGCCATGAGCGCGGCCGCGCCCAGAATCCGGGTCGTAAACCTGCGATACATCTTCGGTATGCCTCCCAGCGTCTTGCCGTGATTGTGTTGGTTTTTGGTGCTTGCGGGCGCCACCGTCGAGGGTAACGCCACCGGCCGGAACTCGGCGGAACCAGCCTCGGGACTCTATACGCGGAGCCAGACCGCCCGCAAGCAAGCCCATGGCAAATCAATGGCTTTTTTCATGTCCAGCGGCCATCGACGGGGATCGCCCGCGATCTTGACCCTTCGGCCAGCATCGATGGCTCCGGCCCCGTCTGTCCGCACTTTCAGCCCGGCCGGGAGGGTCGATTCAACGCCCAATCCACCGGTGCAAGCAACCTCACGCCGAGGCTGTTTGAATGACTTTTCCGTCAGGCCCCGGCATCAGGGTGTCGATCAGTCCCGCACCGATGATCAGCGTGCCGCCCACCATTTCGCGCCAGCCGAAAGGTTCATCGGTGAGGAATGCCGCGGTGGCGGCGCCCACCAGCGCCTCGCCCATCAGAAGAATGCCGACCCGGCCGGGATCGAGCCGCTTCGTGCCCCACATCAGGAGAAGCTGTGTCGGCACCCAGAGCAGCGGACCCAGCAGAATCAACCAGGGCAGGAATCGCGCGAAATCGTCGAGACGCGGCAGGTTCTCGAACAGCGTCTCCGGCATGACGGCGAGCGGCACCAGGACCGAGGCGAGCAGCCCGACCACGAAGAATGACAACGATGACTCGTATGGCGCGATGTCGCCGCGCTTGCGGATCACCACCAGCGAGAAGGCCCAGAGGATGCCGGACGCCAGCGCCATCCAATCGCCCAGCCGGCTCGGGATCGGCAGCCAACCTTTGGCACCGAGCACGATCGCGAGCCCGCCGAAGCCCAGCAGGATGGTGACGATCCGGACCGGCGTGATGGGCTGGCCCAGGAACAGGCGCGCCAGCAGCGTGCTCCAGATCGGCGTCAGATAGAACAGCAGCATGGCGTGGATGACGTCGGTCGTGAGGATGGCATTGTTGTAGAGGACGAAGGCGGCGCCTCCGAACAGCCCCATCAGGAACAGGGGACCGATGGCCTTCCAGCGGCGCCAGCGCCGGAGCGCCAGCGGCAGCATGACGAGGGTCGCGGCCACCTCCCCGCCGATGGTGGCCCAGGGGCCGACGAGGCCTGTGCTTTCCAGATGG
The nucleotide sequence above comes from Hypericibacter terrae. Encoded proteins:
- a CDS encoding ABC transporter permease, with protein sequence MTAVAGTGGLPAAAAKRIDGWALVWAGVFVFCLVCFLLRSQFPWLVAYPKEWVPPIDTVLNDGMRAVVDWFKFIFRALSWLLEFPMLWLRGLLHWLPWPAVVLSATAMAHAAGGRRLAWFTALSLLYMVVTGYWDESMVTLALVGIAVPLSAVAGLFLGLWGAHSARVRRVLEPVLDVMQTVPTFSYLTPLILFLGYGPVVGLVASVIFAVPPMVRNVMISVANVAPNITEAGQMAGCSNRQLTWWVQVPAAMPGIMLGLNQCIMAALSMVIIAATIGGFADIGWEVISTLRKAEFGQSLLAGIVIALLAMMLDRIGHGFSRRAGETKLPVEGPIWRRHPYITFALAALVASLLLQLVIPAFNDWPEGWVIRPAKPLNEMVDWIVVNLGGALDAIKNAALFFYMLPLRIGLVNSVRANYWGFDMSPTVAAVFVAILAAIGALAWRQWGWRGLVPVVIMGGLYYYGTSGTPWPAFMAVVIALSVGAGGWRLGVFAFFSMGFMLLGGAWLPAMWSIYLMIGSVALSFMIGTALGIWAASNDRVSAVLRPINDTLQTMPQFVYLIPIIMLFKIGDFSALLAIMSYAIVPAVRYTEHGLRSVPGHVIEAAHMIGCTERQILWQVRLPIALPQIMLGLNQTIMLGITMLVIAALVGTRDLGQMVFGSMTSANFGMGVIAGGSIALMAMLSDRVFQALSAKQARRLGVTL
- a CDS encoding quaternary amine ABC transporter ATP-binding protein, yielding MAREVKLSCRNLWKVYGANADGFFPGRDGKVADAAAQARKIRESGHVVAVGDASFDVHQGEIFIIMGLSGSGKSTIVRCLSRLVEPTAGEVVFNGADLLKASREQLTDIRRHKMGMVFQNFGLMPHLSVIDNVAFPLKVQGMTPQARLQRAGEMLELVGLKGRERSYPSQLSGGQQQRVGIARSLAVEPELWFLDEPFSALDPLIRRQMQDEFLRLQKLLHKTIVFITHDFLEALRLGDRIAIMKDGAVVQIGTPSEVVTHPADAYVAEFTRDVPRVKVITARDVMLPMESKIVIGGSVPMHLSLEMVIPRFESSVEALACTDESGAVCGHITAQGVLAALAEGAAPR
- a CDS encoding ABC transporter substrate-binding protein; its protein translation is MYRRFTTRILGAAALMAGLMAGAPAHAAVPESKDTIKLAINEWTGQHITTYVAGEVLKRMGYNVEYTVAGYLPQFEAIQDGTVTASLEIWSNNVGDAYKAASATGKVEDLGKLGLVAGEGWYYPTYVEEKCPGLPDWHAFAKCAELFSTPETFPEGRLLDYPLDWGARNVDIIKALKLPYQSVPGGSEGAMVAELKAAYAKKEPIVVMFWTPHWIFAEMDLHKVDLPPYSDACMNDPKAGPNPDVTGDCFVDIPITFKVAWSGMKDKWPAAYKFLKSFTFSADDQIPLIHKIDAEGQDLETVVKAWVDQNEAKWKPQMDAAMAGS
- a CDS encoding DMT family transporter; protein product: MGPTRESLLAALAVTVAGCVWGALWIPLRHLESTGLVGPWATIGGEVAATLVMLPLALRRWRRWKAIGPLFLMGLFGGAAFVLYNNAILTTDVIHAMLLFYLTPIWSTLLARLFLGQPITPVRIVTILLGFGGLAIVLGAKGWLPIPSRLGDWMALASGILWAFSLVVIRKRGDIAPYESSLSFFVVGLLASVLVPLAVMPETLFENLPRLDDFARFLPWLILLGPLLWVPTQLLLMWGTKRLDPGRVGILLMGEALVGAATAAFLTDEPFGWREMVGGTLIIGAGLIDTLMPGPDGKVIQTASA